A region from the Ooceraea biroi isolate clonal line C1 unplaced genomic scaffold, Obir_v5.4 UnassembledTig29, whole genome shotgun sequence genome encodes:
- the LOC113563494 gene encoding uncharacterized protein LOC113563494 — MTSLYRDVIQQRCELEKEVLKNTLSFATLQPDEFAYRLMKGPGYMAVTAGEAVHVIKCIPVDVIVRRTKECYIELPVTVRNTSLFITPKSHVLTKMGTIRECSYELPTLYRIEDTWIELIPEPRVRRTSLQQLQPMTSMSWNYLTPGPLASSGIYSQADLDKIRDHIMFPAEKPALLNSMARGITGHVMPDDTMSIYNLLDEASLNKIAESTAKRIWGGFITFGSATAGVFGVLLVVRLIKLAIDTMIHGYALHSAYGCSLYVLGAIWSSLTHLLLYLARGTAKRSHTDGRADPEEQRSSEPVEPVLSQSLSQNNPSNQSTSPQVTDSETIVYTDLQKRLREY, encoded by the coding sequence ATGACATCGTTGTATCGTGACGTTATTCAACAACGTTGCGAGCTGGAAAAGGAAGTGTTAAAAAACACACTGTCCTTCGCTACTCTTCAGCCAGACGAATTCGCTTATCGGCTCATGAAAGGACCAGGTTACATGGCCGTCACTGCAGGGGAAGCCGTTCATGTCATCAAGTGTATACCAGTGGACGTCATCGTACGCCGCACTAAGGAATGTTATATTGAGCTACCGGTTACAGTACGCAACACTTCCCTCTTTATCACACCAAAATCACACGTGTTGACCAAGATGGGAACCATACGAGAGTGTAGCTACGAATTGCCAACCCTTTATCGAATTGAGGATACATGGATTGAACTTATTCCGGAGCCACGTGTTCGCAGAACATCGTTGCAGCAGTTACAACCTATGACAAGTATGtcatggaattatttaacgcCGGGACCACTAGCTTCCAGCGGAATATATTCCCAGGCGGATCTTGATAAAATCAGGGATCATATAATGTTCCCTGCTGAAAAGCCAGCGTTACTTAACAGCATGGCTCGTGGAATCACCGGACACGTCATGCCTGACGATACCATGTCCATTTACAACTTATTGGATGAAGcatcattaaacaaaattgctgaGTCAACTGCCAAACGGATCTGGGGCGGATTCATCACATTTGGATCAGCCACAGCAGGAGTTTTTGGAGTATTATTAGTAGTACGACTAATCAAGCTAGCCATCGACACGATGATACATGGTTATGCTCTACATTCAGCCTACGGATGCAGTCTGTACGTGCTAGGAGCTATCTGGAGCTCCTTGACTCATCTGCTACTCTATTTGGCCAGAGGTACAGCCAAACGCAGCCACACGGATGGACGAGCAGATCCCGAGGAACAACGATCATCGGAACCTGTGGAACCAGTATTATCGCAGTCTTTGTCGCAGAACAACCCTAGCAATCAGTCAACTTCGCCGCAGGTGACTGACAGTGAAACCATTGTATACACAGACTTACAAAAACGTTTGCGTGAATATTAG